In a single window of the Nocardiopsis composta genome:
- the pucD gene encoding xanthine dehydrogenase subunit D codes for MRAPTARAPVGLSSTTPDGVGASPRRPDGTLKVTGEFAYSSDMWMEDMLWGATLRSPHPHARILGIDTTGAVKLPGVHAVLTHEDVPGEKRYGLEYRDQPVLAFGKVRYKGEPVAIVAADHPETARRALERIRVDYEVLDPVSDSRAAAFDPDCPLVHEEGSLPLHEEYNQRGNVVRHQPIRTGAFASGASVAELRARADVVVSSDYEVGMQDQAFLGPESGMAVPAEDGGVDLYIATQWLHVDQRQIAPALGLPQEKVRLTLAGVGGAFGAREDLSMQIHACMLALRTGRPVKIVYNREESFYGHVHRHPARMRYEHGAKSDGTLLYAVLEIIVDGGAYASATPAVVGVASSLGIGPYEVPNVSVDAYGVYTTNPPCGAMRGFGAVQACFGYESQMDRLAAELGMHPVDLRIKNAMSQGSRIITGQEIDMPLPMAEMLQRAREMPLPPAREELDDPSDLRTLPGGTANTTHGEGVVRGVGYGVGLKNLCFSEGFDDYSTARVRLEVIGGEPAVLVHTAAAEVGQGLVTIKGQIARTELGVERVTIHPSDTRVGSAGSSSASRQSYMTGGAVKTACGAVRDRVFELARERGVVPAGHPDEGLSLVGGKLVSDTEGALASLAELLEGTAVEETREYRHRPTEALDPTLGQGSSHTQFGMCVHRAVVDVDLELGLVKVVALDAVQDVGRIMHPQQLAGQIQGGSAQGLGLALMEEIQVQEGRIRNPSFTDYLIPTILDTPPMRIDVLEHPDPHSPYGLRGAGEPPTLSSTPAIVAAVRDATGRPLTHAPVRPEDIVGIEL; via the coding sequence GTGAGGGCGCCCACCGCCCGGGCCCCGGTCGGCCTGTCCAGCACCACCCCCGACGGCGTCGGGGCCAGCCCGCGCCGACCGGACGGCACCCTCAAGGTGACCGGCGAGTTCGCCTACTCCTCCGACATGTGGATGGAGGACATGCTGTGGGGGGCGACGCTGCGCAGCCCCCACCCGCACGCCCGGATCCTGGGCATCGACACCACCGGGGCGGTCAAGCTGCCCGGCGTGCACGCGGTGCTCACCCACGAGGACGTGCCCGGCGAGAAGCGCTACGGCCTGGAGTACCGGGACCAGCCGGTGCTCGCCTTCGGCAAGGTGCGCTACAAAGGCGAGCCGGTGGCGATCGTGGCCGCCGACCACCCGGAGACCGCCCGCCGCGCGCTGGAGCGGATCAGGGTCGACTACGAGGTGCTCGACCCGGTCTCCGACTCGCGCGCCGCCGCGTTCGACCCGGACTGCCCGCTGGTGCACGAGGAGGGCTCGCTCCCGCTGCACGAGGAGTACAACCAGCGCGGCAACGTGGTCCGGCACCAGCCGATCCGCACCGGGGCGTTCGCCTCCGGCGCCTCGGTCGCAGAGCTGCGCGCGCGGGCCGACGTGGTGGTCTCCTCCGACTACGAGGTGGGCATGCAGGACCAGGCCTTCCTCGGCCCGGAGTCGGGCATGGCGGTGCCCGCCGAGGACGGCGGCGTGGACCTGTACATCGCCACCCAGTGGCTCCACGTCGACCAGCGCCAGATCGCGCCGGCCCTGGGCCTGCCCCAGGAGAAGGTGCGGCTGACCCTGGCCGGGGTGGGCGGCGCGTTCGGCGCCCGCGAGGACCTGTCCATGCAGATCCACGCGTGCATGCTGGCGCTGCGCACCGGCAGGCCGGTCAAGATCGTCTACAACCGGGAGGAGTCGTTCTACGGCCACGTGCACCGGCACCCGGCCCGGATGCGCTACGAGCACGGCGCGAAGAGCGACGGCACGCTGCTCTACGCCGTCCTGGAGATCATCGTGGACGGCGGGGCCTACGCCTCGGCCACCCCCGCGGTGGTCGGCGTCGCCTCCTCGCTGGGCATCGGCCCCTACGAGGTGCCCAACGTGTCGGTGGACGCCTACGGGGTGTACACCACCAACCCGCCGTGCGGGGCGATGCGCGGCTTCGGCGCGGTGCAGGCCTGCTTCGGCTACGAGTCGCAGATGGACCGGCTCGCCGCCGAACTGGGCATGCACCCGGTCGACCTGCGGATCAAGAACGCCATGTCGCAGGGGTCCCGGATCATCACCGGGCAGGAGATCGACATGCCGCTGCCCATGGCGGAGATGCTCCAGCGCGCCAGGGAGATGCCGCTGCCGCCGGCCCGCGAGGAGCTGGACGACCCGTCCGACCTGCGGACCCTGCCCGGCGGCACGGCCAACACCACGCACGGCGAGGGCGTGGTGCGCGGGGTGGGCTACGGCGTCGGCCTGAAGAACCTGTGCTTCTCCGAGGGGTTCGACGACTACTCCACCGCGCGGGTGCGCCTGGAGGTCATCGGCGGCGAGCCCGCGGTGCTGGTGCACACCGCCGCCGCCGAGGTCGGCCAGGGCCTGGTCACGATCAAGGGCCAGATCGCCCGCACCGAGCTGGGCGTGGAGCGGGTGACCATCCACCCCTCCGACACCCGGGTGGGGTCGGCCGGCTCCTCCTCGGCGTCCCGGCAGAGCTACATGACCGGCGGCGCGGTGAAGACCGCCTGCGGGGCGGTCCGCGACCGGGTGTTCGAACTGGCCCGGGAGCGCGGTGTCGTCCCCGCCGGCCACCCCGACGAAGGGCTGTCCCTGGTCGGCGGGAAGCTGGTCTCCGACACCGAAGGAGCGCTCGCCTCCCTCGCCGAGCTGCTGGAGGGCACCGCCGTCGAGGAGACCCGGGAGTACCGCCACCGGCCCACCGAGGCGCTCGACCCGACCCTCGGCCAGGGCTCCTCGCACACCCAGTTCGGGATGTGCGTGCACCGCGCCGTGGTCGACGTCGACCTGGAGCTGGGTCTGGTGAAGGTGGTGGCGCTGGACGCGGTGCAGGACGTCGGCAGGATCATGCACCCCCAGCAGCTCGCCGGGCAGATCCAGGGCGGCTCCGCCCAGGGTCTGGGACTGGCCCTGATGGAGGAGATCCAGGTCCAGGAGGGCCGGATCAGGAACCCGTCGTTCACCGACTACCTGATCCCCACCATCCTGGACACCCCGCCGATGCGCATCGACGTGCTGGAGCACCCCGACCCGCACTCGCCCTACGGGCTGCGCGGGGCCGGGGAGCCGCCGACGCTCTCCTCCACCCCGGCGATCGTCGCCGCGGTGCGCGATGCCACCGGCCGCCCGCTCACCCACGCTCCGGTCCGCCCGGAGGACATCGTGGGAATCGAGCTGTAG
- a CDS encoding NCS2 family permease has protein sequence MTQLDAKGPGPEQPTQASGTARSWLDRFFFVSERGSSYGQEIRGGLTTFMAMAYIIVLNPIVLSGAQDINGYAPTFAQLTTMTALSAGIATILMGVVGRAPIALAAALGVMAVVAYQAVPLMTWPQAMGLVVWQGIAIILMVVTGVRTAVMNAIPHNLKLAIGVGIGMFVALIGLKNAGFVSAGEGSLLQLGTDGHLSGWPVVVFVIGLLVAAILLARKVPGAIFYGILSATAIAIAVTYAFRLPDETWGDSVPRLPETLFVAPDFSLLLQIDLFGAWSQAGVASSAVILFTLVLAGFFDALGTILAVGNKAGLTDDKGQMPRTNQILAMDGAGAVTGGLTSSSATLVFVESTAGVTEGARTGLASVVTGALFLLAILFSPIFGMVPGQAASCALVLVGAMMMMGVSAIEWDDISIAIPAFLTIALMPFTYDIATGIGAGIISYTVIKTAMGRFREVGWLMWILTGVFAIDFGLAGIERLLGI, from the coding sequence ATGACTCAACTCGACGCGAAGGGGCCCGGGCCGGAACAGCCGACCCAGGCCTCCGGGACCGCTCGATCCTGGCTCGACCGGTTCTTCTTCGTCTCCGAGCGCGGATCCAGCTACGGACAGGAGATCCGCGGCGGCCTGACCACGTTCATGGCGATGGCCTACATCATCGTCTTGAACCCGATCGTGCTCAGCGGCGCGCAGGACATCAACGGCTACGCGCCGACCTTCGCCCAGCTGACCACCATGACGGCGCTGTCCGCGGGCATCGCCACCATCCTGATGGGCGTCGTGGGGCGGGCTCCCATCGCCCTGGCGGCCGCACTCGGCGTGATGGCCGTGGTCGCCTACCAGGCGGTGCCGCTGATGACCTGGCCGCAGGCGATGGGCCTGGTGGTCTGGCAGGGCATCGCGATCATCCTGATGGTCGTCACCGGGGTGCGCACCGCGGTGATGAACGCGATCCCGCACAACCTCAAGCTGGCCATCGGCGTGGGCATCGGCATGTTCGTCGCGCTGATCGGCCTGAAGAACGCCGGCTTCGTCAGCGCCGGCGAGGGCAGCCTGCTCCAGCTCGGCACCGACGGGCACCTGTCCGGCTGGCCGGTGGTCGTGTTCGTCATCGGCCTGCTGGTCGCCGCGATCCTGCTGGCCCGCAAGGTGCCCGGCGCGATCTTCTACGGCATCCTGAGCGCCACCGCGATCGCCATCGCCGTCACCTACGCCTTCCGCCTCCCCGACGAGACCTGGGGCGACTCCGTCCCCCGGCTCCCGGAGACGCTGTTCGTCGCCCCCGACTTCAGCCTGCTGCTGCAGATCGACCTGTTCGGGGCCTGGTCGCAGGCGGGTGTGGCGAGCAGCGCGGTCATCCTGTTCACCCTGGTCCTGGCCGGGTTCTTCGACGCCCTGGGCACCATCCTCGCGGTGGGCAACAAGGCCGGGCTGACCGACGACAAGGGCCAGATGCCGCGCACCAACCAGATCCTGGCGATGGACGGCGCAGGCGCCGTCACCGGCGGCCTGACCAGCTCCTCGGCCACCCTGGTGTTCGTCGAGTCCACCGCCGGCGTCACCGAGGGCGCCCGCACCGGCCTGGCCAGCGTGGTCACCGGCGCGCTGTTCCTGCTGGCGATCCTGTTCTCGCCGATCTTCGGCATGGTGCCCGGCCAGGCGGCGTCCTGTGCGCTGGTCCTGGTCGGCGCGATGATGATGATGGGCGTCAGCGCCATCGAATGGGACGACATCTCGATCGCGATCCCGGCGTTCCTCACCATCGCCCTGATGCCGTTCACCTACGACATCGCCACCGGCATCGGCGCCGGCATCATCTCCTACACCGTCATCAAGACGGCTATGGGCCGGTTCCGCGAGGTCGGCTGGCTGATGTGGATCCTGACCGGCGTGTTCGCCATCGACTTCGGCCTGGCCGGAATCGAGCGGCTGCTCGGGATCTGA
- a CDS encoding endo-beta-N-acetylglucosaminidase, translating to MATPFRQAPFRPTRRSVLAAVPPAALAAAWAPPARAAAARPGQSAPAGAFRPEAAYWFPDSVPDGEPGEGVVWRSLLDYAPEDDPDLPYNAATVPLAERVAPVPAHPGAPADGARVQSLVSFAPTAGHPAQGGPGARHYAFTHWAYLEELVFWGGSSAEGLILAPTAPVVDAAHRNGVPVLGTVFLPPRTYGGDLQWTRDLVRRDEGGEYPVAAKLAEVADAYGFDGWFVNAETEGGDSALADAVRGFLKRLRTLSGKRITWYDAMTTSGAIDWRNRLDEANEPFFHDADGPVAHTMFVNFDWTAEGLAASAERARELGRDPHRLWAGIDVEARGPGTPVDWAALFGADPAGAVSIGLYRPEWTHTSLPEDAGPEEFHRREEGFWTGPAGRPAPAGEGEWPGIAAHAPDRCAAAELPFGTVFNAGHGTRYAVQGRTASTEAWHHLGVQDVLPPRRWVRRGGGERPPGVALDFTEPFHGGSCLHVRGLGPEAAEIDLYPARLDTAGLDGAAVELIHRGEGVRVELAAAWAEPGAPGEAPPYTHLTAPEGAEPVPGTPWKRSVFPLPAGEEGPLRALGVRLRAEEDGTEWRLGRLVVGRPGGPPPARPGRPRIEAAHTSEDGGTALRVRWNPAEGARHYELFQVTGEGAVLLGATASTAFHAHPVRRLPGEDAARLEIRAVGRDYARSAPAELQHPW from the coding sequence ATGGCCACTCCCTTCCGGCAGGCCCCCTTCCGGCCGACGCGCAGGAGCGTGCTGGCGGCCGTGCCGCCGGCCGCGCTCGCCGCCGCGTGGGCCCCGCCGGCCCGCGCCGCCGCGGCCCGGCCCGGCCAGAGCGCCCCGGCCGGCGCCTTCCGCCCCGAGGCCGCCTACTGGTTCCCCGACTCGGTGCCCGACGGCGAGCCCGGCGAGGGCGTCGTCTGGCGCAGCCTGCTCGACTACGCCCCCGAGGACGACCCCGACCTGCCCTACAACGCCGCCACCGTGCCGCTCGCCGAGCGGGTGGCGCCCGTCCCCGCGCACCCGGGCGCCCCCGCCGACGGGGCGCGGGTGCAGTCGCTGGTGTCGTTCGCGCCCACCGCCGGCCACCCGGCCCAGGGCGGCCCCGGCGCCCGGCACTACGCCTTCACCCACTGGGCCTACCTGGAGGAGCTGGTGTTCTGGGGCGGCTCCTCCGCCGAAGGGCTGATCCTGGCGCCCACCGCGCCGGTGGTCGACGCCGCGCACCGCAACGGCGTCCCGGTGCTGGGCACCGTCTTCCTGCCGCCCCGCACCTACGGCGGCGACCTGCAATGGACCCGCGACCTGGTCCGCCGGGACGAGGGCGGGGAGTACCCGGTGGCCGCCAAGCTGGCCGAGGTCGCCGACGCCTACGGCTTCGACGGCTGGTTCGTCAACGCCGAGACCGAGGGCGGCGACAGCGCGCTGGCCGATGCGGTGCGCGGCTTCCTCAAACGGCTGAGGACCCTCTCCGGCAAGCGCATCACCTGGTACGACGCGATGACCACCAGCGGCGCCATCGACTGGCGCAACCGGCTGGACGAGGCCAACGAACCGTTCTTCCACGACGCCGACGGCCCGGTCGCGCACACCATGTTCGTCAACTTCGACTGGACCGCCGAAGGCCTGGCCGCCTCCGCCGAACGCGCCCGGGAACTGGGCCGCGACCCGCACCGGCTGTGGGCCGGCATCGACGTGGAGGCGCGCGGCCCGGGCACCCCGGTGGACTGGGCCGCGCTGTTCGGCGCCGACCCGGCCGGCGCGGTCTCCATCGGGCTGTACCGGCCGGAATGGACGCACACCTCGCTGCCGGAGGACGCCGGGCCCGAGGAGTTCCACCGCCGCGAGGAGGGGTTCTGGACCGGCCCCGCCGGCCGCCCCGCCCCGGCCGGAGAAGGGGAGTGGCCCGGGATCGCCGCGCACGCCCCCGACCGGTGCGCCGCCGCCGAACTGCCGTTCGGCACCGTGTTCAACGCCGGCCACGGCACGCGCTACGCGGTGCAGGGCCGCACCGCCTCCACCGAGGCCTGGCACCACCTGGGCGTGCAGGACGTGCTGCCGCCGCGCCGCTGGGTCCGGCGAGGGGGAGGGGAGCGGCCGCCCGGCGTCGCCCTCGACTTCACCGAGCCCTTCCACGGCGGCAGCTGCCTGCACGTGCGCGGTCTCGGCCCGGAGGCGGCCGAGATCGACCTGTACCCGGCCCGGCTGGACACCGCCGGCCTGGACGGCGCCGCGGTGGAGCTGATCCACCGCGGGGAGGGGGTGCGGGTGGAGCTCGCCGCCGCCTGGGCGGAGCCGGGCGCCCCCGGCGAGGCGCCGCCCTACACCCACCTCACCGCGCCCGAGGGCGCCGAACCGGTGCCCGGCACCCCCTGGAAGCGCAGCGTCTTCCCGCTCCCCGCCGGGGAGGAGGGGCCGCTGCGCGCGCTGGGCGTCCGGCTGCGCGCAGAAGAGGACGGCACCGAGTGGCGGCTGGGCCGGCTGGTGGTGGGCCGCCCCGGCGGCCCGCCGCCGGCGCGCCCCGGCCGGCCCCGGATCGAGGCCGCGCACACCAGTGAGGACGGTGGCACGGCGCTGCGGGTGCGCTGGAACCCCGCCGAGGGCGCCCGCCACTACGAGCTGTTCCAGGTGACCGGGGAGGGGGCGGTGCTGCTCGGCGCCACCGCGAGCACCGCCTTCCACGCCCACCCGGTGCGCCGCCTGCCCGGCGAGGACGCGGCCCGGCTGGAGATCCGCGCCGTCGGGCGCGACTACGCCCGCTCCGCCCCCGCGGAGCTGCAGCACCCCTGGTGA
- a CDS encoding alpha-mannosidase, protein MHDDRTQVEDRVTRVLEERIRPAVHPERVPMEVARWDAPGEPVPVAEGLAAPYRPAEVGEAWGPPWGTTWFRIRGEVPEQWAGRTVEALVDLGFDERMPGFQCEGLAYTAGGAVVKGLSPRNRWLRAGAPAAGGQRVEYFVEAAANPVVLGVPPFRPTELGDVATAPKRPLYEVRGVDLAVFDPAVWELVHDIEVLDQLMRELPVDSARRWQAVRALERALDAIDLQDVNGTAGRAREVLAPALAAPAEASAHRVSAVGHAHIDSAWLWPLRETVRKVARTAANVTALMDDHPGLVFAMSQAQQLEWIKEHRPEVYARVKEKAAEGRFVPVGGMWVEADTNMPGGEAMARQFVFGKRFFAEEFGVDTPEVWLPDSFGYSAALPQIVRLAGARWFLTQKISWNRTNPFPHHSFQWEGIDGTRVFTHFPPADTYNSELAGRELAHAARNFRDKGAATRSLVPFGWGDGGGGPTREMLGRADRLADLEGSPKVRLERPAEFFAAAEQEYPQAPVWAGELYLELHRGTYTSQARTKQGNRRSEHLLREAELWAATAAVRTGAAYPYDRLERIWKQVLLHQFHDILPGTSIAWVHREAAETYAGLAAELEEVIGGAQQALAAAAGNAGRAAPDTGSHLVFNAAPHARGGAPALGAAPAAEPGPAVRHTRDGGAHVLDNGVLRVVVDADGLLASVRDLAADREALAPGERGNLLQIHPDFPNMWDAWDVDSFYRNTVRDLTGAEEVAVEEAEGGGVAVRVRRRFGDSSAVQWTVLRPGAARVDLVTEVDWREAEKFLKAAFPLDVRAEDAASEIQFGHVRRPVHTNTSWDAARFETCAHRWIRVAEPDYGHALVNDSTYGHDVSRRVRPDGGTTTAVRLSLLRAPRFPDPRTDHGVHRFGYALVPGAETADAVREGYRINLPERRVPGSGSVPPLVETDHPGVVVEAVKLAEDRSGDVVVRLYEARGTRARVRVGFGFPAGEAARVDLLERPLDSAPDPVAEQGAVRLELRPFEIATLRVSRRG, encoded by the coding sequence ATGCACGACGACCGCACGCAGGTGGAGGACCGGGTCACCCGGGTCCTGGAGGAGCGGATCCGCCCCGCCGTCCACCCGGAGCGGGTGCCGATGGAGGTCGCCCGCTGGGACGCCCCGGGCGAACCGGTCCCGGTCGCCGAGGGGCTGGCCGCGCCCTACCGGCCGGCCGAGGTCGGCGAGGCCTGGGGCCCGCCGTGGGGCACCACCTGGTTCCGGATCCGCGGCGAGGTGCCCGAGCAGTGGGCCGGCCGCACCGTGGAGGCCCTGGTCGACCTGGGCTTCGACGAGCGGATGCCCGGCTTCCAGTGCGAGGGCCTGGCCTACACCGCCGGCGGCGCGGTGGTGAAGGGGCTCAGCCCGCGCAACCGGTGGCTGCGGGCGGGGGCGCCCGCGGCCGGCGGGCAGCGGGTGGAGTACTTCGTGGAGGCCGCCGCCAACCCGGTGGTGCTGGGCGTCCCGCCGTTCCGCCCCACCGAGCTGGGCGACGTCGCAACCGCCCCGAAGCGGCCGCTGTACGAGGTGCGCGGCGTCGACCTGGCGGTGTTCGACCCCGCCGTGTGGGAGCTGGTGCACGACATCGAGGTGCTGGACCAGCTGATGCGGGAGCTGCCGGTCGACTCGGCCCGCCGCTGGCAGGCGGTGCGCGCGCTGGAGCGCGCCCTGGACGCGATCGACCTGCAGGACGTCAACGGCACCGCCGGGCGGGCCCGGGAGGTCCTCGCGCCGGCGCTGGCCGCCCCGGCCGAGGCCAGCGCGCACCGCGTCTCCGCGGTGGGGCACGCGCACATCGACTCGGCCTGGCTGTGGCCGCTGCGCGAGACGGTGCGCAAGGTGGCGCGCACCGCCGCCAACGTCACCGCGCTGATGGACGACCACCCAGGGCTGGTCTTCGCGATGTCCCAGGCCCAGCAGCTGGAGTGGATCAAGGAGCACCGCCCGGAGGTCTATGCCCGGGTGAAGGAGAAGGCGGCCGAGGGCCGGTTCGTGCCGGTGGGCGGCATGTGGGTGGAGGCCGACACCAACATGCCCGGCGGCGAGGCGATGGCCCGCCAGTTCGTGTTCGGCAAGCGGTTCTTCGCCGAGGAGTTCGGGGTGGACACCCCCGAGGTGTGGCTGCCCGACTCCTTCGGCTACTCCGCGGCGCTGCCGCAGATCGTCCGGCTGGCCGGGGCGCGCTGGTTCCTCACCCAGAAGATCTCCTGGAACCGCACCAACCCGTTCCCGCACCACTCCTTCCAGTGGGAGGGCATCGACGGCACCCGGGTCTTCACCCACTTCCCGCCGGCCGACACCTACAACTCCGAGCTGGCCGGGCGGGAGCTGGCGCACGCCGCGCGCAACTTCCGGGACAAGGGCGCGGCGACCCGCTCCCTGGTGCCGTTCGGCTGGGGCGACGGCGGCGGCGGGCCCACCCGGGAGATGCTGGGCCGCGCCGACCGGCTGGCCGACCTGGAGGGCTCGCCGAAGGTGCGGCTGGAGCGGCCCGCGGAGTTCTTCGCCGCCGCCGAGCAGGAGTACCCGCAGGCCCCGGTCTGGGCCGGCGAGCTCTACCTGGAGCTGCACCGCGGCACCTACACCAGCCAGGCCCGCACCAAGCAGGGCAACCGGCGCAGCGAGCACCTGCTGCGCGAGGCGGAGCTGTGGGCGGCGACCGCGGCGGTGCGCACCGGCGCCGCCTACCCCTACGACCGGCTGGAGCGGATCTGGAAGCAGGTGCTGCTGCACCAGTTCCACGACATCCTGCCGGGCACCTCGATCGCCTGGGTGCACCGGGAGGCCGCCGAGACCTACGCCGGCCTCGCCGCGGAGCTGGAGGAGGTGATCGGCGGCGCCCAGCAGGCCCTGGCCGCCGCGGCCGGGAACGCCGGCCGGGCGGCCCCGGACACCGGCTCCCACCTGGTGTTCAACGCCGCCCCGCACGCCCGCGGTGGGGCGCCCGCGCTGGGCGCCGCCCCCGCCGCAGAGCCCGGGCCCGCGGTGCGCCATACCCGCGACGGCGGCGCGCACGTGCTGGACAACGGGGTGCTGCGGGTGGTCGTCGACGCCGACGGGCTGCTCGCCTCGGTGCGCGACCTGGCCGCCGACCGGGAGGCGCTGGCCCCGGGGGAGCGCGGCAACCTGCTCCAGATCCACCCGGACTTCCCGAACATGTGGGACGCCTGGGACGTGGACTCCTTCTACCGCAACACCGTGCGCGACCTGACCGGGGCCGAGGAGGTCGCGGTGGAGGAGGCCGAGGGCGGCGGCGTCGCGGTGCGGGTGCGCCGCCGCTTCGGGGACTCCTCGGCGGTGCAGTGGACGGTGCTGCGGCCCGGGGCCGCCCGGGTGGACCTGGTCACCGAGGTGGACTGGCGGGAGGCGGAGAAGTTCCTCAAGGCCGCCTTCCCGCTGGACGTGCGGGCCGAGGACGCCGCCTCGGAGATCCAGTTCGGGCACGTGCGCCGCCCGGTGCACACCAACACCTCCTGGGACGCGGCCCGGTTCGAGACCTGCGCGCACCGCTGGATCCGGGTCGCCGAGCCCGACTACGGGCACGCCCTGGTCAACGACTCCACCTACGGCCACGACGTGTCCCGGCGGGTGCGCCCGGACGGCGGCACCACCACCGCGGTCCGGCTGTCGCTGCTGCGCGCGCCGCGCTTCCCCGACCCGCGCACCGACCACGGGGTGCACCGGTTCGGCTACGCCCTGGTCCCGGGCGCGGAGACGGCGGACGCGGTGCGCGAGGGCTACCGGATCAACCTGCCCGAGCGGCGGGTCCCGGGTTCGGGGTCGGTGCCGCCGCTGGTGGAGACCGACCATCCGGGCGTGGTGGTGGAGGCGGTCAAGCTCGCCGAGGACCGCTCGGGCGACGTGGTGGTCCGGCTGTACGAGGCGCGCGGCACCCGCGCCCGGGTACGGGTCGGCTTCGGCTTCCCCGCCGGGGAAGCGGCCCGGGTCGACCTGCTGGAGCGGCCGCTGGACTCGGCCCCGGACCCGGTGGCCGAGCAGGGCGCGGTCCGGTTGGAGCTGCGCCCCTTCGAGATCGCCACGCTGCGGGTGTCGCGCCGCGGCTGA
- a CDS encoding 8-oxoguanine deaminase, producing the protein MSTPRSGEGTVVIDGAYIATVGGAEYPVGHLVAQDGRITRVGSGAAPEIPGARRIDGRGCLATPGLVNTHNHLYQWATQGLFTDGTLFEWLVGSYEIWHRLDAEVVAGTTTAGTAWLALSGCSTASDHHYIFPSGRGDIAAAEVEAARAVGIRLDLARGSMDRGHSQGGLPPDSVVETTDGALAGTAAAVDAHHDPAFDSMTRIAAAPCSPFSVSAELMRGAAELARDKGVRLHTHLAETLDEEEKCAAEFGCTPVEYAEKLGWLGEDVWFAHAVHLSDAAIARIADTGTGIAHCPTSNARLGAGICRTTELLAAGVPVGLGVDGPASSELTPLAGEIHQALLMARARKGPQALTARQALHMATLGGARVLGRHAELGSLEAGKLADVALWRVDGFGHDVIDDPVVALAFGPVPPLEHLLVGGRTVVERDELRTVSRQDAAEAGRAAHRRLTKEVTR; encoded by the coding sequence ATGAGCACTCCGCGCAGCGGCGAGGGCACCGTCGTCATCGACGGCGCCTACATCGCCACCGTCGGCGGCGCCGAATACCCGGTCGGCCACCTGGTCGCGCAGGACGGGCGGATCACCCGGGTCGGCTCCGGCGCGGCCCCCGAGATCCCCGGTGCGCGCCGCATCGACGGCCGCGGCTGCCTGGCCACCCCCGGCCTGGTGAACACGCACAACCACCTCTACCAGTGGGCCACCCAGGGCCTGTTCACCGACGGCACGCTCTTCGAGTGGCTGGTCGGCTCCTACGAGATCTGGCACCGGCTGGACGCCGAGGTGGTGGCCGGAACCACCACCGCGGGCACCGCCTGGCTGGCGCTGTCGGGCTGCAGCACCGCCTCCGACCACCACTACATCTTCCCCTCCGGGCGGGGCGACATCGCCGCCGCCGAAGTGGAGGCGGCCCGCGCGGTCGGCATCCGGCTGGACCTGGCGCGCGGCTCCATGGACCGCGGGCACTCCCAGGGCGGCCTGCCGCCGGACTCGGTGGTGGAGACCACCGACGGCGCGCTGGCCGGCACCGCCGCGGCCGTCGACGCCCACCACGACCCGGCGTTCGACTCGATGACCCGCATCGCCGCGGCGCCCTGCTCGCCGTTCTCGGTCAGCGCCGAGCTGATGCGCGGCGCCGCCGAGCTGGCCCGGGACAAGGGCGTCCGGCTGCACACCCACCTCGCCGAGACCCTCGACGAGGAGGAGAAGTGCGCCGCCGAGTTCGGCTGCACCCCGGTGGAGTACGCCGAGAAGCTCGGCTGGCTGGGCGAGGACGTGTGGTTCGCGCACGCGGTGCACCTCTCCGACGCCGCCATCGCGCGCATCGCCGACACCGGCACCGGCATCGCGCACTGCCCCACCTCCAACGCCCGGCTGGGCGCGGGCATCTGCCGCACCACCGAGCTGCTCGCCGCCGGGGTCCCGGTGGGCCTGGGCGTGGACGGCCCGGCCTCCAGCGAGCTGACCCCGCTGGCCGGCGAGATCCACCAGGCGCTGCTGATGGCGCGCGCCCGCAAAGGCCCGCAGGCGCTCACCGCCCGCCAGGCGCTGCACATGGCCACCCTGGGCGGCGCCCGGGTGCTGGGCCGCCACGCCGAACTGGGCTCGCTGGAGGCCGGCAAGCTCGCCGACGTCGCGCTGTGGCGCGTCGACGGGTTCGGCCACGACGTCATCGACGACCCGGTGGTGGCGCTGGCCTTCGGCCCCGTCCCGCCGCTGGAGCACCTGCTCGTCGGCGGCCGCACCGTGGTGGAGCGCGACGAGCTGCGCACCGTGAGCCGGCAGGACGCGGCCGAGGCCGGCCGCGCCGCGCACCGGCGACTGACCAAGGAGGTGACCCGGTGA